In Lactuca sativa cultivar Salinas chromosome 5, Lsat_Salinas_v11, whole genome shotgun sequence, the DNA window TTTTGTGATCAACCGGGATATTCTATCATTCGATAAAGCTGTTGAGTATGCCCGAAAGCGCGAGCATGACTTAGAGATACGTGGTGCCACTCTTTCTGTCCCGAAGCATCCACGTGTTGATCGAACTGTTTCTGTTTCAACTATTCCATCGGCTCAATCTGATCCTAGCACAAAAGTACATTCTCAGAGCGCCTTTCGTGGTCGCGGTCGACCACAATCTTTTTCTCTTCAGTCGAGAGCTCCACCACCATGCCAGAAATGTGGAAAGAGCCACCAAGGTCAATGCAGGGTAGGAAAAGGACCGGTGATTTGCTATGGATGCGGAGAAACAGGTCATATGAAGCCCGTTTGCCCGATGAGGAATGTTACATGTTATGCTTGCGTTGTTACTGGCCATAGAAAGCGTTTTTGCCCAACTCTTACCAGCCAAATGGTGGGAAGCCAAGCTTCCGTTCAACAACCGGTGGGTACTTTAACccaaaaggaggaggtgccaaaggCTAAATgtcgtgcattccagattaccccagaggaggcacgcgaggaCCCGAATGTGGTGACTGGTACATTTCTCGTCAattctagacctgctcacatcttatttgattctggtgcctcagattATTTTGTGTCTCGTGAATTTGCGCGatcttttcaaattgcttgctatGCACTCGCCCAACCATTTCATGTAGATACCGCGGGAAGTGTATCATTACTTGTTGATAAAGTCTATAGagattgtgtcatagaaattgaaggTTATAATTTTCTTGCCAATTTGATTCCTATCTCCCTACCCAACTTTGATATCATtctcggcatggactggttgtcaaagaaacatgcagaactcttgtgctatgaaaagatagtacacattcctattgaaggggagaatcctatATATGTTTATGGTGAACAAagaatcttaaaaataatctctatccttaaagctcgtaaattcatatcgaaggggtgttctatctatctggcctactcagttgatgtctcaaaagaggagaagaaaacggtaaatgatgttcccgttgttaatgaatatcctgatgttttccccgatgacttgcctggccttcctccggataggcaagtagaattccgaattgaccttgtgcctggtgctgctccgattgcaaagactccttatcgtctcgggccaacagagatgaaagaaatgatgatccaactacaggaattacttgacaaaggctttatccgaccgagtacctctccctggggtgctccggtattgtttgtcaagaagaaggacggatcaatgcggatgtgcattgattacgtgagctgaataaggtgactatcaaaaacaagtacccactacctcgcattgatgatttatttgatcaac includes these proteins:
- the LOC122197924 gene encoding uncharacterized protein LOC122197924, encoding MTEHEGSHTPDVGGDLHLNEGDTPISPREARILDKLTGVIRQTLEQHKRDSDKGKEKATGESSREKAKRPSFKTFKSSGATEFSGVLDPIVVLTWIQNTEKVFRISHVVNEDKANYASAMLIGEALVWWEATFEALNEYDQENLSWEMFKIRFLGKYCPLDMRGRLEKEFLELKQGGMTVTEYETQFNQRARFAVKYIPTEDDKSQLFMEGLRYEIRDFVINRDILSFDKAVEYARKREHDLEIRGATLSVPKHPRVDRTVSVSTIPSAQSDPSTKVHSQSAFRGRGRPQSFSLQSRAPPPCQKCGKSHQGQCRVGKGPVICYGCGETGHMKPVCPMRNVTCYACVVTGHRKRFCPTLTSQMVGSQASVQQPVGTLTQKEEVPKAKCRAFQITPEEAREDPNVVTGTFLVNSRPAHILFDSGASDYFVSREFARSFQIACYALAQPFHVDTAGSVSLLVDKVYRDCVIEIEGIGSDREVLCDSDKKVNYRN